In Amphiura filiformis chromosome 2, Afil_fr2py, whole genome shotgun sequence, one DNA window encodes the following:
- the LOC140146283 gene encoding LOW QUALITY PROTEIN: phospholipid phosphatase 3-like (The sequence of the model RefSeq protein was modified relative to this genomic sequence to represent the inferred CDS: inserted 1 base in 1 codon) codes for MAIPVTKVVVDVILAVLVVLPFAVLELTANPNTAYQRGFYCNDESIRYPYKEDTVSDAVLIVVGVFPNVIAMFISEWLLYKYCQGNDNNYEPIYRRKDIGSKSVHPYAIALYCTLGPFAFGIATIGLLTDGAKFLIGRLRPHFLSVCDPDFSTINCTDAFGDPVYVQDFVCRGTDESKLTDARLSFPXGHASYSFFCMVYLAFYLQFRMIWSFSLLLRPFLQLVALTWAFMCALSRVSDYKHHPWDVVAGSVLGTLVALCGVIFASDLFTKRLRRMATISKTDTTPDYGTNGNQINESNPEMIRGMSYASSTTPLEPGDKQV; via the exons ATGGCTATTCCAGTAACAAAAGTCGTGGTTGACGTTATTTTGGCTGTGCTTG TTGTTCTTCCATTTGCCGTCTTGGAATTGACAGCCAATCCAAATACTGCTTACCAAAGAGGATTTTATTGCAATGATGAGAGCATACGGTATCCGTATAAAGAAGACACCGTTAGTGATGCAGTACTAATTGTAGTTGGAGTCTTTCCTAATGTTATAGCT ATGTTCATCAGTGAATGGCTTCTCTACAAATATTGTCAAGGCAATGACAATAATTACGAACCTATCTACCGGCGCAAAGATATCGGCAGTAAATCAGTCCACCCGTATGCCATCGCCCTCTACTGCACTCTGGGACCATTTGCGTTTGGTATCGCGACTATTGGGCTGCTTACAGATGGTGCTAAGTTTCTGATTGGACGACTACGGCCACATTTCTTATCAGTATGTGATCCTGACTTCAGCACAATTAACTGCACAGATGCATTTGGTGACCCGGTGTATGTGCAGGACTTTGTGTGTcgagggacagatgaatccaaaCTCACAGACGCAAG aTTATCCTTTC TCGGGCATGCATCATATAGTTTCTTCTGTATGGTCTACTTAGCA TTTTACTTACAATTTCGAATGATATGGTCATTTTCTCTGTTGCTACGACCATTCCTTCAACTAGTTGCATTGACATGGGCCTTTATGTGTGCACTCTCTCGAGTTAGCGACTACAAGCATCATCCCTGGGATGTAGTAGCTGGGTCTGTGTTGGGAACACTAGTAGCTCTATGTGGG GTGATATTTGCTAGCGACTTATTTACGAAAAGACTACGCAGAATGGCGACTATTTCTAAGACAGATACTACTCCAGATTATGGCACTAATGGTAACCAGATAAACGAATCAAATCCAGAGATGATACGAGGAATGAGTTATGCTAGCAGTACAACACCACTGGAGCCTGGTGATAAGCAGGTTTAA
- the LOC140140941 gene encoding uncharacterized protein, translating into MAADGANLQLYTPPFPEFVIDDITTVGPRWEKYVKSLERLFVAFGVDDDKRQRALLLYYCGDPVNEIFETFTDTGEDYKTAKDKLTAHFAPKRNKDYHRCLFGDAKQYASEGIVDFHTRLQQLTLYCEFADKDSSIKTQILRGCKSAGLRRKALRDSLSLTQIIEKKKARELADTQATEMEKSTSTQSQVNYAGHKKKPGSGMASGSNSGKKRSYMQQRYRKNTAHNPGTDAKAKSAGKSGAQKSCFHCGGSWPHPRGTQCPASGKRCNSCKKLNHFARCCNQSGQVNMNVVEPNLSSDDDYVFGLNNKDLPSVEVMFGSQQCTAYIDSCAGVNVMSPTDYDSLVDKPDLQKPKSLCFHMEDRFEGIGKLKGTQAKLHIDDSVVPVAQPHRRIPFHTRKKVEAEVKKLQDLDIIEPVKGDPTPWISPIHVVNKPKNPDQIRMCVDMRMANKAIARERHLTPTIDDILASLNGATVFSKLDLNAGYHQIELAEESRHITVFSTHVGLFRFKRLSFGINSAAEIFQNHIQSALGGLDGVLNMSDDILVYGCNQQEHDARLEACLQRISDRNLTLNRNKCQFSVRTIEFFGHVFSEHGVSPDPKKVEALKSAERPKTREEVSSLFPVGSVCI; encoded by the exons ATGGCTGCCGACGGAGCAAATCTCCAATTGTATACACCGCCGTTCCCCGAATTTGTCATTGACGACATTACAACGGTAGGTCCCAGGTGGGAGAAATATGTCAAGAGTTTGGAGCGTCTGTTTGTAGCGTTTGGTGTAGACGATGACAAGAGACAGAGAGCTTTACTCCTCTATTACTGTGGGGATCCCGTGAATGAGATATTTGAAACTTTCACTGATACTGGGGAGGATTATAAAACTGCTAAAGATAAACTCACTGCTCATTTTGCTCCCAAGAGAAACAAGGATTATCATAGATGCCTGTTTGGTGATGCTAAACAGTATGCCAGTGAAGGCATAGTGGACTTTCATACAAGACTACAGCAGTTAACCCTATACTGTGAGTTCGCTGATAAGGATAGCAGTATTAAAACCCAAATCCTTCGAGGGTGTAAGTCTGCTGGTTTACGGCGGAAGGCATTACGTGACAGCCTTAGTCTTACACaaattatagaaaaaaaaaaagctcgtGAGTTGGCTGATACACAAGCCACCGAAATGGAGAAGTCAACGTCAACTCAGAGTCAAGTGAACTATGCTGGTCATAAGAAAAAGCCGGGTAGTGGTATGGCTTCGGGTAGTAACAGTGGTAAGAAACGGTCGTACATGCAACAAAGATACCGTAAAAACACAGCACACAACCCAGGTACAGATGCTAAAGCTAAAAGTGCTGGTAAAAGTGGTGCACAGAAATCGTGTTTCCATTGTGGTGGTTCATGGCCACATCCACGCGGTACGCAATGTCCGGCGTCAGGGAAGCGCTGCAACAGTTGTAAAAAGTTGAATCACTTTGCGCGTTGTTGTAATCAGTCTGGTCAGGTCAATATGAATGTTGTTGAACCTAATTTGTCAAGTGATGATGATTATGTTTTCGGGTTAAATAACAAAGATCTTCCCAGTGTAGAAGTCATGTTTGGTAGTCAACAATGTACAGCCTATATCGACTCCTGTGCAGGTGTCAATGTGATGAGTCCGACTGACTATGATAGCTTGGTTGATAAACCAGATTTGCAGAAACCAAAAAGTCTGTGTTTCCATATGGAA GATAGATTTGAAGGAATAGGCAAGTTGAAAGGTACTCAAGCTAAACTTCACATTGATGATTCAGTCGTACCGGTTGCTCAACCTCATCGTAGAATTCCATTTCATACGAGAAAGAAAGTGGAAGCAGAGGTAAAGAAGCTTCAAGATCTAGATATCATAGAACCTGTCAAAGGTGATCCAACACCATGGATTTCTCCCATCCATGTAGTCAACAAGCCCAAGAATCCAGATCAGATCAGGATGTGTGTTGACATGAGAATGGCAAATAAGGCCATTGCCCGTGAAAGACACCTTACACCTACAATAGATGATATCTTGGCAAGCCTCAATGGAGCAACAGTGTTCTCCAAACTGGATCTTAATGCTGGCTATCATCAAATTGAGTTAGCGGAAGAATCGCGTCACATCACCGTGTTTTCGACACACGTAGGATTGTTCAGATTCAAGCGGCTCAGTTTTGGTATTAACAGCGCAGCGGAAATCTTCCAGAATCACATTCAATCAGCTCTTGGAGGTTTGGATGGTGTATTGAACATGAGTGATGATATCTTGGTATATGGTTGTAACCAGCAAGAGCATGATGCAAGACTAGAAGCATGCCTACAGCGCATCAGTGACAGAAATCTAACATTGAATAGAAACAAGTGTCAATTCAGTGTGCGCACCATAGAATTCTTTGGCCATGTTTTCAGTGAGCATGGAGTCTCACCAGACCCAAAGAAGGTGGAAGCCTTGAAGTCAGCGGAAAGACCAAAGACCCGTGAGGAAGTGAGTAGCTtattcccggtgggttcagtttgtatttaa